From the genome of Opisthocomus hoazin isolate bOpiHoa1 chromosome 4, bOpiHoa1.hap1, whole genome shotgun sequence:
ATATTCTGAGGCACATAGGCAGAAGATTGATAATTCATTTGAATTGCTTATGAATAATCACAGTCCTACATCATATTGCGATCTTCCTAATATTCCTGGTACCTTCCAGAAAGTAAATAATTCTTTAATAAAAGCATTATCAATTTGCCAAGATAAAAACTCCAAGTGGCAGGCAGACATGGAAGACAGATTCATTGTGCTTGACAGCTACGGAAATCGGCCAGATACATGTTTTCTGGGGTTAGTTGACGGCTCTCATGGTGTGGCAGCTGCAGAAACAGTTGCAGCCGAGCTTCCACTTCTATTTCTTGACCAGCTTGCTCAAATGGATTCCTCCTACAGAAAGAGTGAGGATGAACAGCAAATTCTGGATTCTTTTGCCACAGTAATCAATGCAGATTACAGGGAAAAAGAGAAGATCTTCTCTGATAAACCAGGCAATGATGAGACCAGCAAGACCAATACTTACGAATGGATTCACAAAGCATATGCCAAGTCCTTTTGGAGAATGGATAGACTGTTACGACTGGGAAGGAATGAGGTTTCCAAAGTTCGCTGGAGTGGCTGCTCAGCTGTTACCTGTTTGGTGGAAAGAATCCCCAGCGAAGAGACAGGTGGcactgaggaagaagaaagaaaacgttCTGAAAACACCACACACACTCCATTAGCCAGGACAGCCAAAGGTGTTGCCGGGTTACTGCACATTGCCAATGTAGGTATGTACATTCCACActaggatttcttttttcccctctgcccaataaaaagaaaaaaaataatctagagGTTTGTTGACAGTAGACACAATTGTTTTAACTTGACAATGTGAAGGAGACATGATAAATTCCCTTGCAACTGATACTAGTATCAGGCAGTAAGTATTAAGCTTATTAGATAAGTACCTTCAATATGTTTGAGTTAAAGCAATAAAGTCAATTTACTCATGCAAAAGACACAGTTAAGAAACATTCCATAATACACAAGTGACCTCTGTAAAGAGTAGtaaggacaattttttttttttttttttaaatcaagaggAGGTCTAGGGTGTCACCATTTTAGGGCAGACAATCATAAGCCTTCTGATTTTAGATTTAATAAGTCCCTTGTGTCAATGGAACATTGTTAAGATATTAATTTCATTGACAAATGACCCCATGTTTTGCTACCAACAAACTGAAAACACGATCTGTGGGGATCATGTGAACTATTAATTTCTGAAATAGGAATTGGTTGTTATTTACTGTTGTTATGGAAGATCTATTCAGACCTGTTTCCTCATGAACGAGAGCCCCGCTTTGCCTTTCTATAGTTAGAAAATCAGTCATTAATTACAATCAGAAACACTGATGCATTCCCAATGCTTCtggacccagccctgctgcaggcaacACTAGACAAAGCTCTGGCAGCTCTTAGCAACTCTACTCATTATACCCTTCCACCTGGTGATTTTTGTTGCCAGTTCTCTTGTGTATACAGGACATCTTTAACATTACAAGCAAGATGCTTGCTTTCCCACAAAGGAGTATAAAGCAGAATTATATAAAAAAGCTGTTGGGTGAAGAGTTTCAGATGGATTTGTGTCTACAGTTAGGTTCTCTCATGCCTTTCAGTCTCTGCCTGAAGCACATGCCTGAAGCACGTGCCCAGCACTGTAACACTTTCCTATCGCTCTCCCTAGCACTACTAGTAAGGAGTGTGCTAACACTGCAACTTTCCATCAACAGGGACACTCTTTCCTCCTCATATGAGTGTGTTCACAAATCTTGAAAGACTTCTTCATATTTCTGCATAAGAAATTTGTCTGAAATTAATCAAGAGGGTCAAAGATCACTGGGGTAAGAGAAAACCATTTAGGAGGCTTCATttcttcaggaggaaaaaaacccaaaacataacaaaaatgtACTCTACATTTGGAAAAACTGACCCCagatttaacaacaaaaaaaagagaatatttttgcTTAACAGTGGTATGCAATCCTCTGCCAGTCTGAGGAACACTATAAACCAACTTGAACACGCACTGACAGTGAAATAAGTAACAGTGGCCTATCCCCTCCCTTTCCTCTCGCCCATTTTCCCGATGCTTGTTGCTATAGCCGTACTTCCTCTACCTCCAACAAGCACTTCTGCAGCTACCAGAACTTTACTGTTACTGGTATCAAAATTGGTAGCTTAGTGCTAGCTCGGGTATTCTTGCAGGAGACACAGTCACAATTTTAACAGAATACAGGAGTAACACACATAAAGGTTGTAATGCTTTCAGAGCTAACAAACGCATTTGTTTTCACCTTATTGGGGAAGAAAcccatttttattaaaataggcTTGAGAGGTAGGAAGAAGGTAAGAAAATCTGGTAGAGAATTCACCCAATTTAAGTTTTCTGGTTCTAGTTACCAGCCTGCATCCTTCCCTCCCAGATGAGGCTTTATGCTTGCTGCAACTAAAGACACTATGAACTCAAGCTCTGCTACTGAGTTCAGGCTTGAAGTTGATCTGAGATACTTTAAGCCTTCTATCATTAAAGTCCACATTTTAAAACCACTTCTAAATATACGTTTATTTAATCTAATACACTCAATTTTCCACCAAATGTATCACATCAAATAAAAAGATTTGCACAACATCAAGCTTCATTTTCCCCCCAGGAGTGTGTTATTACAGAAGCACAGACATGTTCCTTCAGCACCAGGTAAGCAACCTAAGAGGATGATAAGATACAAGGAGCAGGAGACGGTGGCGATGGCCAGCTTTGTCTTCTTCATTTAGTCCCACATCAATAGGTCGGCTAGTTTATGTCGATTCTTTTGCCCTGTCCCTGGCATGCAGACAAGAGACTTGCATCCAAAAGCGACTACATTTTACTCTTTCTTGCGGCCAAATCGTCCCACGTGGGTTATATTATGCTCTTTGTTAAGTTTACAGCTGGTGGCCTTACTCAGGCGGTTCAACGGAAATTTTGGACAATCTTCCAGCTCTCCACAGAAATCAGGAAGCAGGAGGGAAGCAAGCACAAGCAAACATTCACACAACATAATTTAAGGCATCTACATTCTATAATCAATACAAAAGGTGTATCCTTCAGTTTGATGTTCTGAATCATCTTCTAGAGAAGTCTGCCTTCATACCGATGACACTTGGCTGTCTCCTACACTAGGCAATGTTAATACTTTCCAAGAAACACAACCCCTGTATAAGCAGTGCCTACTTAAAAACACTTTTCAGACATCTATGCCCTAGTCTAGCCAGAtgatattaaaaatacaatataaatgAACACACTGTGGCCAGCTTAGTGTCTGGAAAGCTACTATCCCACTCAAGTTCCTTCTGCAAGACATCACTTTTGCCCTTATGCCAACGCATGGAAGCAGAGCAATCACCTCCCCTAACACAAAAAATGGTCTTCTCCCAGCACAGCCATAGAGGATCTCAAACAATACATCTGTTTCAGAACTGCTTTCCTTTACGGTCTGCATTCAAGTCTGACAAGACTAGCCACCTGCAGTGCTTCAGTTTCTAACACTTTTCATTCTCACCCTCTAGATTTCAAAAGTGTTGAAAGGTAAAGTACCTATTCCTACCAAAGGAAAGAAGTCAGTCCTTGACTTCTCATGATGACTGTGAGAATTCTTGCTTAACCAAGGAAGAAACTTAAGGCATCATGTTAGTAAACTGTAAATTCTACACAATGTCCAAATTATTTTCAGGTACTAGAAATTTCGTACTGCTAAAAACAGTGTGAACCTGAAACTTCTTGATGAGTCCATTCAGCCATAATATTTTGAAAGCACACACtctcctaggaaaaaaaaaaaagggtatttgaGAAAAATATGCAcccttgcttaaaaaaaataatcaaggtgCAACATTTCTATCAAACTGCACTTTAACCTGAATGAAATGTCACTTAAGACTCCTCCTAAGTGTTCAGCTACAGTCAGAAGGAAAAGGTTCTGCAATAGTCTTCTGAAtaatggaaggggaaaaaaaaacagagaagactTTGCTGTAAAATAGAACCAGATTCACTGATGGACATATTGTTGCCTGCAGCAGCAGATAATTGAACTAtgacttcattttttccccagtccTTAGCAAAAGGCTAACTGTTAATGTAACAGCAGTATCTTAAAAAATTCAGTACACTATAATTCAAAATATTACCTTATTTCAATTTTAGGTAATGCACATGCAGTCTTATGTAAAAATGGGAAGAGTCACTGCCTCTCAAAAGAGCACAGCACTTCTAATGTAAGCGAGAGAAAACGCATACTTCAGAACGGTGGAAACATCAGCACTAATGAACCAGACGGATTAGTAGAGGGGCACCTGAGAACAACAAGGGGTCTTGGACATCATGGAGATCCAGTACTGAAAAGATCCGTTATACCTGTACCTCATACCATATCTGTCCCTATTGATGACACTTGTCAGTTCCTTATTTTAGCTTCTAATGGGCTATGGGAAGTTTTGGATTACAGTGAAGTACTTGCATTAACTCTAACAACATTCACTCATTATTTGAGAATGTATGACTGTGTTCAACAAAATGGAACTTCTCTGTGTAAGTGTCAGTATTTGATGCCCCTCACTGCAGACTATTTAAATGACTCAAAGGCTATTGATCTGCAAAATGGAATAGAGGTACTGTATTCcaataaagaattttttctcaCTGACTCAAAAGGCAACCTGAAACAAAATAAGCCAAAATGTTCTAGGAGGAACTATTCGCAAAGTGAAAATGGAGCTCCTACACAAACTGATGACCACAAAAATCAAGCTGATCCCAAACCGCCTCTTTTCAGTAACCATGAAGTAAATTCACAGAATAGAGATATAAAACTGTCCGATTCTAGCACACAAAGTAGTTCTGAAGAACTGAAACAGTCTGAGGACAGAAAAGTGTGTCTATGTAACAGTCCTCCACCACAGTCACAGACTGCAGTGCAAGAAGAAACAGACACTGACACTTTCCATGTGACAGACCCAAGTTGCACCCACGAACAGCTGCCAGATAATGTACTGGCAATAGGGTCTAAAGACATGAAACAGTCCCCAAGAGATACAGAAATATGCCTATCTAATTATGACTCAAGTCCACAACTAGCAGAAAAGATGGACTCCAAGTTATTTTGTGAAAAACCTACAAGTCACACAGGTCAAGAAGTGCTAAAGACTGTATCACCAGTGGGTTCTAAACCACCACCACAGTTTGAAGAGGACACAAAAATGTACCTGTGCAATTGCAAATCACAaactgcaggaagaggaagagtcACCTCTGAGACACTCTATGACGACGCTGCAAGCTACATTAGTGAACAACTGGTGAAGACTGCATTAGCTGCAGGTTCAAGAGATAATATTGCTATTTTGATTGTACTTCTAAATGGATGCGATAAGATACCCAATTACCTCAACATTTGAAATTTTATCATAGGATAACTGAAGTGCCGCAGTACATATAGTTCAAGCTTATATTTAACTGTCATGAATTTACTTGTAATCATCTTAAATGCTGTGCCACATAGTAAACCAGACATTCTGTCTGAAACCTTGCAAATGCAGTAAAACCTTCTGAAACTCTGAATGAGAAgcagcaatcaaaaaaaaaaattttttttaaaccactttaTTCAAACCTGAGCACCTCAATATAAAACTAAACACTGGTGAACTGTCATTTTCCTTGCTCAACCCAGATTACTGCAAATTTAAAATCTGCACAGGTAAGTTTCTGCTATCAGTTCAACATTTAAATAGACTAATTCATCTCTTCTGACACACTTGGTAGATTTCATATAATGAAAATAACTAAAAGAATTAGTGCAATATACTGGACAGATCAAAATAAAATGTACTTTGGAAAACAAAGTTGCAAAGTTCATTACTGACAGACAGCAGTACTTATGTTACAGATACAGGAGCATCATTTATTACTGTTCTAGCCATAAAGGCTAGAACTCAGAACCCCCTTTGATCAGATGAGGAAAAAAGTTAGCTTTAAGTAACTGTACATTCTGTATACCTTTAAGCAACTCTTAAATATTACAGGAAGTATTAAACAAATGTAGACTATAATGCAGAGTACCtatttacagtacattaataTCCAAATTTAAAATCAAGTTGGATGTACATAATTAGtgcactgtttttttccttagGGGAAAAACAAACTGTAATGGCCAGCAATGatcaaaaaacaagaaagaagtcACAGACACCCAGTTTGTTGTGGTTTTACTTGAAGAGCTCTTACAGtttgtagaggggaaaaaaaatcctaagtcATAAAGTTGAATTTACTGGTCTGTACCCTCTGAACAGACCAGAAATAAAGTTAAACTTGATTTTTCACTGACTCCTTCAGATAACTAACTGGGTTGATATAATTTACATACAGTGTACCAACTAAAACTCCACTTTCCTGCAAGCATAGGGTTCTTAAGATTGTTAATATAAGTATTATTTGTAATTAAATTAATAAACTATGGAATGTATAACTAAACAGTAGATACTTGCAGAAACAACTGGTTGCATCAATACTGTGAATAAGTTTAAGTAATTTTTAGACCCTGTTTCTAAAAAGGTTTTATAGCACAATTGAGAATTATGAAAAGTCCCAATTCTATTTATTATAACAGTAATCAGTATTGAGGCTACAGGAACTGGCCAATTAGGTCCATGGAAAGCAGTTCTTCTAGACCCCTAATGGTAAGCGATTTTTAAACCTTTCAACTGAAGGAAGTTTATTCCGCTTCCATCTCTCCTCTACTGCTGAAACATTACAGTCAGCGGTGGATACATGCATGTTAAAAATTTAAGTCAAAAGAAAACTCTGTATCATGAACTTGACTATTATCATAAGTCTCTTCACTGTTTGGAAGCTGTACTGGGCCAGGTTAAGCACTCCAATTCCATGGTTATTAACAGTTAGGAAGCAGAAGAATATTCAGAACAGTTTAAAGCAATTATGTGTTAGTTACTACAACATTGACTCTTGGGTGGTTGCGTGGGTTCAGTAAGGTCTACTCCTCTTCCTCTGGCAGAGTTGGCTCCTGCATTCTGTGGTTCACTCTTGGGCAATTTTTTTGCTATAAAATCAACAAGAAATAGGAGTTAAAAGTGAGATTGTACTAAGATTAAATCACCTGAGTACATAAGCAGTCAACACTTTACTACTCTGTAAGCGTATCAATATAATCACtataaaatctcattttattcAGTGCACTGGTAATAAGACACTTCTTAATAATTAACTACCTCATCTACAAATTTCAAGAGTGAAATGCATTAGTAACTTAAACAGCAAAATGCTAACTGCGCAGGTGTGCTATGCCAGTAAACAAAGGCTCTTGTGGGAATCCCCCTACACAGAACAGGCTTTAAGATCAGGATGTTAGTGCTGAAAGACAC
Proteins encoded in this window:
- the PP2D1 gene encoding protein phosphatase 2C-like domain-containing protein 1, giving the protein MKRYTKANEKLLYIYRSNSVKAQGYALNHKEETTETSLDRMTWEEKSPDKTNPPPDFERSRDEEDQLQKVTIAPENDDSKRISIFCSACQQTIYPYQLLYHKKPHKALTLLGFDSPHSKTDNKTLTAQRQKIISKLTKIPKYSEAHRQKIDNSFELLMNNHSPTSYCDLPNIPGTFQKVNNSLIKALSICQDKNSKWQADMEDRFIVLDSYGNRPDTCFLGLVDGSHGVAAAETVAAELPLLFLDQLAQMDSSYRKSEDEQQILDSFATVINADYREKEKIFSDKPGNDETSKTNTYEWIHKAYAKSFWRMDRLLRLGRNEVSKVRWSGCSAVTCLVERIPSEETGGTEEEERKRSENTTHTPLARTAKGVAGLLHIANVGNAHAVLCKNGKSHCLSKEHSTSNVSERKRILQNGGNISTNEPDGLVEGHLRTTRGLGHHGDPVLKRSVIPVPHTISVPIDDTCQFLILASNGLWEVLDYSEVLALTLTTFTHYLRMYDCVQQNGTSLCKCQYLMPLTADYLNDSKAIDLQNGIEVLYSNKEFFLTDSKGNLKQNKPKCSRRNYSQSENGAPTQTDDHKNQADPKPPLFSNHEVNSQNRDIKLSDSSTQSSSEELKQSEDRKVCLCNSPPPQSQTAVQEETDTDTFHVTDPSCTHEQLPDNVLAIGSKDMKQSPRDTEICLSNYDSSPQLAEKMDSKLFCEKPTSHTGQEVLKTVSPVGSKPPPQFEEDTKMYLCNCKSQTAGRGRVTSETLYDDAASYISEQLVKTALAAGSRDNIAILIVLLNGCDKIPNYLNI